A region from the uncultured Macellibacteroides sp. genome encodes:
- a CDS encoding beta-galactosidase: protein MRKSLCFILLLLFVCALYAQEKKVFFPKKNLTTVGAYYYPEHWDESQWDRDLQKMSEMGFEFTHFAEFAWAQLEPEEGKYDFAWLDKAVTLAAKHNLKVILCTSTATPPVWLTRKHPEILIKNENGTTTDHGSRQHASFSSTFYRQYSLKMISELAKRYGKDTRVIGWQLDNEPGVRQDFNEDALLRFRSFLRNKYSNNIQELNKTWGTAFWSQIYSSFDQINFPLPSNWGQNPHQMLDFRRFNAYQTASFLDEQAAEIHKFSNPDQWITSNYIPDFQAGHIGLSKLFDFYSYTRYIVSGGLGIGQKGYRIGDPMLIPFANDFFRPIGGIYGVMELQPGQVNWGSINPQPYPGAVRLWLWSVFAGGSDFTCTYRFRQPIYGDEQYHAGIVGTDGVTPSRGGLEYQQFIKDIAKLRKEYNAKATQPATYAKRKTAILYNVDNSWSMSKQKQTQEWNTDSHIQKYYKPLKSFGAPVDVINENADWSKYPVLIAPAYQLVDDQLIEKWTTYAKQGGHLILSCRSGQKDRSDRLFELPFGGKIADLIGAKMDFFDLLVPSDPGAVSLNGKNYPWVSWGEVFTPEAQTEVWGSYVNDFYAGKAAVLHRTLGKGSITYVGVDSRDGSLEKEVLKRVYALNNTSLLDLPEGVWMEYRDGFGIAVNYGPVAFDFPLSDKAKVLVGEKQIPTAGVLVWKE, encoded by the coding sequence ATGCGAAAATCACTGTGTTTTATCTTATTACTATTGTTTGTTTGTGCTTTGTACGCACAAGAGAAAAAGGTATTTTTCCCCAAAAAGAACTTAACGACTGTGGGAGCCTATTATTATCCGGAACACTGGGATGAAAGTCAGTGGGACCGCGATTTGCAAAAGATGTCCGAAATGGGATTCGAGTTTACGCACTTTGCCGAATTTGCCTGGGCACAATTGGAACCCGAAGAGGGTAAGTACGATTTTGCCTGGCTGGATAAGGCTGTTACATTGGCTGCCAAGCACAACCTGAAAGTAATTTTGTGCACATCCACTGCCACACCTCCTGTCTGGCTCACCCGCAAGCATCCGGAGATTCTGATCAAGAATGAAAATGGAACAACCACAGACCACGGGTCCCGGCAGCATGCCTCATTCTCCAGTACATTTTATCGCCAATACTCGCTGAAAATGATTTCCGAGCTGGCCAAAAGATACGGAAAAGACACCCGGGTTATCGGCTGGCAGCTCGACAATGAGCCAGGTGTTCGCCAGGATTTTAATGAAGATGCCTTATTGCGGTTCCGTTCTTTCCTGCGCAACAAGTACAGCAACAATATTCAAGAGCTGAACAAGACCTGGGGAACAGCTTTCTGGAGCCAGATTTACAGCTCTTTTGATCAGATTAACTTTCCATTACCTTCCAACTGGGGACAAAATCCGCATCAGATGTTGGATTTCAGACGGTTTAACGCCTATCAAACGGCTTCTTTTCTGGATGAGCAAGCAGCCGAAATACATAAGTTCAGCAATCCGGATCAATGGATTACCTCAAACTATATCCCCGACTTCCAGGCCGGACACATTGGGTTGTCCAAATTGTTCGACTTTTACAGCTATACTCGCTATATCGTTTCAGGAGGATTGGGTATCGGTCAAAAGGGATATCGTATTGGCGATCCCATGTTGATTCCTTTTGCAAACGATTTTTTCCGTCCGATCGGAGGTATTTACGGAGTAATGGAGCTTCAGCCGGGTCAGGTAAACTGGGGCAGCATTAATCCGCAACCCTATCCGGGAGCCGTTCGCTTGTGGTTATGGTCGGTGTTTGCAGGAGGCAGCGACTTTACATGCACCTATCGGTTCCGTCAGCCTATCTACGGAGACGAACAGTATCACGCAGGCATCGTAGGAACCGATGGTGTTACTCCGTCGCGGGGTGGATTGGAATACCAGCAGTTTATAAAAGATATTGCCAAACTCCGTAAGGAATACAATGCGAAGGCTACCCAACCGGCAACCTATGCAAAACGCAAAACGGCTATTTTGTATAACGTGGACAATTCCTGGAGTATGAGCAAACAAAAACAAACGCAGGAATGGAACACGGACAGTCACATTCAAAAGTATTACAAACCTCTTAAAAGCTTTGGCGCGCCGGTTGATGTAATCAATGAAAACGCTGATTGGAGCAAATATCCTGTATTAATTGCTCCTGCTTACCAATTGGTAGACGATCAACTGATTGAAAAATGGACTACCTATGCAAAACAGGGAGGGCATCTGATCCTTTCGTGCCGCAGCGGACAAAAAGATCGTTCCGACAGGTTGTTTGAACTTCCTTTCGGAGGGAAAATCGCCGATTTGATCGGAGCTAAAATGGATTTCTTTGATTTGCTGGTTCCTTCGGATCCGGGTGCCGTAAGCCTAAACGGAAAAAACTATCCATGGGTAAGCTGGGGAGAAGTATTCACTCCCGAAGCGCAGACCGAAGTATGGGGAAGTTACGTAAACGATTTCTATGCCGGCAAAGCTGCCGTTCTCCATCGTACGTTAGGAAAAGGAAGTATTACCTATGTGGGAGTAGACAGCCGCGACGGTTCTTTGGAAAAAGAAGTGTTGAAACGGGTATATGCGCTTAACAATACATCCTTGCTGGATCTTCCCGAGGGAGTATGGATGGAATACCGCGACGGATTCGGGATTGCCGTAAATTATGGTCCTGTTGCATTCGATTTCCCATTAAGCGACAAGGCAAAAGTCTTGGTTGGAGAGAAACAAATACCTACCGCAGGCGTATTGGTCTGGAAAGAGTAA